In one window of Miscanthus floridulus cultivar M001 chromosome 12, ASM1932011v1, whole genome shotgun sequence DNA:
- the LOC136496945 gene encoding cytochrome P450 71A9-like yields the protein MLIHITVVSTHTQQVSMETLHAHDELFSCVVLVLVLVTTITILYLKQLLLAAFKRRAVSPSLPCPRGLPLIGNLHQLGTAPHDSLAALAAKHAAPLMLLRLGSVPTLVVSTADALRAVFQPNDRAMSGRPALYAATRITYGLQDIVFSPPDGAFWRATRRASLSELLSAPRVRSFRDVREGEAAALVAAITDMSRSGSPVNLSEALMATSNKILRRVAFGDGGGEESIQAGKVLDETQKLLGGFFVADYMPWLGWLDALRGLRRRLERNFHELDAFYEKVIDDHLSKRGADASKGEDLVDVLLRLHGDPAYQSTFNSRDQIKGILTDMFIAGTDTAAATVEWTMTELVRHPDILAKAQKEVRGAVVGKDIVRESDLPRLKYLKQVIRESMRVHPPVPLLVPRETIEPCTVYGCEIPARTRVFVNAKAIGQDPDAWGPDAARFVPERHEEIADLSDHKPWHDSFSLVPFGVGRRSCPGVHFATSVVELLLANLLFCLDWRAPHGEVDLEQETGLTVHRKNPLVLVAERRGVQ from the exons ATGCTCATCCACATAACAGTAGTCAGCACTCACACTCAGCAGGTGTCCATGGAGACTCTCCACGCTCACGATGAGCTGTTCTCatgcgtcgtcctcgtcctcgtcctcgttaCCACCATTACCATTCTCTACTTGAAGCAACTGTTGCTTGCAGCGTTCAAGAGGCGCGCCGTCTCGCCTTCTCTCCCATGTCCAAGAGGTCTCCCGCTCATCGGCAACCTGCACCAGCTGGGCACGGCCCCGCATGACTCCCTCGCCGCGCTTGCCGCCAAGCACGCGGCGCCGCTCATGCTGCTCCGGCTGGGCTCGGTGCCCACTCTCGTCGTCTCCACCGCCGACGCGCTGCGCGCCGTGTTCCAGCCCAACGACCGGGCGATGTCCGGCCGCCCGGCGCTGTACGCGGCCACCCGGATCACCTACGGCCTGCAGGATATCGTCTTCTCGCCCCCGGACGGCGCGTTCTGGCGCGCCACGCGACGCGCGTCCCTGTCGGAGCTCCTGAGCGCCCCGCGCGTGCGCAGTTTCCGCGACGTCCGAGAGGGCGAGGCCGCCGCGCTCGTCGCCGCCATAACGGACATGTCCAGAAGTGGCTCTCCCGTGAACTTGAGCGAAGCGCTTATGGCGACGAGCAACAAGATCCTGCGGCGTGTCGCgttcggcgacggcggcggcgaagaGAGCATCCAGGCCGGCAAGGTGCTCGACGAGACACAGAAGCTTCTAGGCGGTTTCTTTGTGGCCGATTACATGCCGTGGCTGGGGTGGCTGGACGCGCTCCGGGGcctccggaggcggctggagcgGAACTTCCATGAGCTCGACGCGTTCTACGAGAAGGTCATCGACGACCACCTCAGCAAGCGCGGTGCCGATGCCTCCAAGGGGGAGGACTTGGTGGACGTGCTCCTCCGCCTGCACGGCGATCCGGCTTACCAGAGCACGTTCAACAgccgtgaccagatcaaaggcaTCCTTACG GACATGTTCATTGCCGGGACCgacacggcggcggcgacggtggagtGGACGATGACAGAGCTAGTAAGGCACCCGGACATCCTCGCCAAGGCGCAGAAGGAGGTACGCGGCGCCGTGGTTGGCAAAGACATAGTCCGGGAATCTGATCTCCCGCGGCTCAAGTACCTGAAGCAAGTCATCAGGGAGTCGATGCGGGTGCACCCGCCGGTGCCGCTGCTGGTGCCCCGGGAGACCATCGAGCCCTGCACGGTGTACGGCTGCGAGATACCGGCTAGGACGCGGGTGTTCGTGAACGCCAAGGCCATCGGGCAGGACCCCGACGCGTGGGGGCCGGACGCGGCGCGGTTCGTGCCGGAGCGGCACGAGGAGATCGCGGACCTCAGCGACCACAAGCCGTGGCACGACAGCTTCTCGCTGGTGCCGTTCGGGGTCGGCCGGAGGAGCTGCCCCGGCGTGCACTTCGCCACCTCTGTGGTCGAGCTGCTGCTGGCCAACCTGCTGTTTTGCCTTGACTGGCGCGCGCCGCATGGCGAGGTTGATCTGGAGCAGGAGACCGGGCTGACCGTGCACAGGAAGAATCCTCTAGTACTCGTAGCTGAAAGGAGAGGCGTGCAGTGA
- the LOC136495885 gene encoding cytochrome P450 71A9-like, with protein sequence MLMDTLQALELFAGVVLVLVTVLLFRHLRPDAPRTSSPSPPRSRGLPLIGNLHQLGRLPHASLAALAAKHAAPLMLLRLGSVPTLVVSTADAARALSGRPVQCAPTRPSYGLQDITFSAPDSPLWRAARRACLSELLGAPRVRGFRDAREAEAAALIADIADALSTAGSPAVNLSEKLFSTSNRIVMRVAFGDYGEETTTAVLEESQKHFGAFFVSDYVPCLGWVDALRDLRSGLERYFHELDAFYERLIHDHLSKQASSKEEDLVDVLLRLHQDPAHRSTFGNRGAVKAILMDIFLAGTETSAAALEWTMTELIKHPDILSKAQSEVRSAVDAKDMVREADLPRLQYVKSVRESLRLHPPAPLLVPRETTEACTVRDHEIPVGTRVIVNAKAIGTDPDAWGPDAARFVSERHLAEGVDLSDHKPWHDGFALVPFGMGRRNCPGVHFATAVVELLLANLLFCFDWRAPLGEVDVEEKPGLTVSRNNPLVPVPKVFIFEN encoded by the exons ATGCTCATGGATACGCTCCAAGCTCTTGAGCTCTTTGCAGGCGTCGTGCTCGTCCTCGTTACCGTCCTCCTGTTCAGGCACCTACGGCCTGATGCGCCGCGCACCAGCTCGCCTTCTCCCCCACGTTCAAGAGGGCTCCCTCTCATCGGCAACCTCCACCAGCTCGGGCGGCTCCCGCACGCCTCACTAGCCGCGCTGGCCGCCAAGCACGCGGCGCCGCTCATGCTGCTCCGCCTCGGCTCCGTGCCGACGCTCGTCGTCTCCACCGCCGACGCGGCGCGCGCCTTGTCTGGGCGGCCGGTGCAGTGCGCGCCTACCAGGCCCTCCTACGGCCTGCAGGACATCACCTTCTCTGCCCCGGACAGCCCGCTGTggcgcgccgcgcgccgcgcgtGCCTGTCGGAGCTCCTTGGCGCCCCGCGCGTGCGCGGGTTCCGCGACGCCCGGGAGGCCGAGGCTGCCGCGCTCATCGCCGACATAGCGGACGCGTTGTCGACAGCCGGTTCTCCGGCCGTGAACTTGAGCGAGAAGCTCTTCTCGACGAGCAACAGGATCGTGATGCGCGTCGCCTTCGGCGACTACGGCGAGGAGACTACTACGGCCGTGCTGGAGGAGTCGCAGAAGCATTTCGGCGCTTTCTTCGTGTCTGACTACGTGCCGTGTCTCGGGTGGGTGGATGCGCTCCGCGACCTCCGGAGCGGGTTGGAGCGATACTTCCATGAGCTCGACGCGTTCTACGAGAGGCTCATCCACGACCACCTAAGCAAGCAAGCGAGCTCCAAGGAAGAGGACTTGGTTGACGTGCTCCTCCGTCTGCACCAGGATCCAGCTCACCGGAGCACATTCGGCAATCGTGGAGCAGTCAAAGCCATCTTGATG GATATCTTCCTCGCCGGAACAGAAAcatcggcggcggcgctggaatGGACGATGACGGAGCTAATCAAGCACCCAGACATCCTCAGCAAGGCGCAGAGCGAAGTCCGCAGCGCCGTGGATGCCAAAGACATGGTCCGGGAAGCGGACCTCCCGCGGCTCCAGTACGTCAAGTCAGTCAGGGAGTCCCTGCGGCTGCACCCACCCGCGCCGCTACTGGTGCCCCGCGAGACCACCGAGGCATGCACGGTGCGCGACCACGAGATACCCGTCGGGACGCGGGTGATCGTCAACGCGAAGGCCATTGGCACGGACCCTGACGCGTGGGGGCCCGACGCGGCGCGCTTCGTGTCAGAGCGGCACCTGGCCGAGGGCGTCGACCTCAGCGACCACAAGCCGTGGCACGACGGCTTCGCGCTCGTGCCGTTCGGGATGGGCCGGAGGAACTGCCCCGGCGTGCACTTCGCGACGGCCGTCGTCGAGCTGCTGCTGGCCAATCTGCTCTTCTGCTTCGACTGGCGTGCACCGCTCGGCGAGGTGGATGTGGAGGAGAAGCCGGGGCTCACAGTGTCCAGGAACAATCCTCTCGTGCCTGTAcccaaggttttcattttcgaaaattaa